Within the Streptomyces sp. YIM 121038 genome, the region GAGTGCGAGCACGTGCTGCTCGTGGTGGCGGGGCAGGCGCTGGCGCTGCGCGGCTGAGGCAGGCTCAGCCGTCGCTCTCGCGGCGGGCGATGACGCGGTAGGTGTTGCCGAAGCCGGTGCGGACGAGCAGGGGCGCGAGCAGCTGGTCGAGGGCGTAGGCGAGGACGATCAGGGGGGCCGCCGCCCATCCGCACGCCCGGCGCGGCCCGGCGGCCCGCGGCAGCCGGCGGCCGACGACGAGGACGGCCGCGCCGGTCAGGTCCAGCGGCAGGTGCGGGGTGCGGCGCTCGACGTCGACGAGGGTGAAACCGAGGTCGTCCAGGGCGCGGCGGAGCCTGCCGAGGGGCAGCAGGCACGCCCGCGGCGAGCGCGCGTGCGGCGGCCACCAGGGGCCGAGGAGCCGGGCGGAGCGGGACTCGGGGTCGGCCGCCTCGATCAGCAGGTGGCCGCCGGGGCGCAGGACGGTGCGGGCGGCGGCGAGCTCCGCGTCCGGGTCGGGGACGCGCTCCAGGTGGTGGACCATGCTCACCGCGTCGTACCGGTCGGCGAGGCGCGGCGCGAGGTCCGGCAGGAGCCCCTGGTGGG harbors:
- a CDS encoding class I SAM-dependent methyltransferase; translation: MPNRPVPSVRQQATDDPVERVLRARHSTRRHRATAHALARHLEPESWLDVGTGHGRLPAAAKDVLPYTAYDGTDPGDAVEEAREAGHIEEAHQGLLPDLAPRLADRYDAVSMVHHLERVPDPDAELAAARTVLRPGGHLLIEAADPESRSARLLGPWWPPHARSPRACLLPLGRLRRALDDLGFTLVDVERRTPHLPLDLTGAAVLVVGRRLPRAAGPRRACGWAAAPLIVLAYALDQLLAPLLVRTGFGNTYRVIARRESDG